Proteins encoded within one genomic window of Oryza brachyantha chromosome 7, ObraRS2, whole genome shotgun sequence:
- the LOC102714661 gene encoding protein DMP5-like has protein sequence MATATAATAGGEAEVQIAVAHGAAPAAAAGAAGDVNRERSETSSPSRGGSTTTPQRPVIKGSSPQPPPPTAMDKTLSSVANLAKLLPTGTALAFQSLSPSFTNRGACLTSNRYLTAALLYLCVLSCIFFSFTDSFVGGDGKLYYGVATAKGFLVFNYDPSSGGGGGDDDDDQRRRREVFKDLRRLRIRWVDYVHAVFTAVVFLTVAFSSTAVQTCYFPDSGDNVKQLLTNLPLGAGFLSTTVFLVFPTTRKGIGYGDPSTN, from the coding sequence ATGGCCACGGCGAcagcagcgacggccggcggcgaagccGAAGTCCAGATAGCGGTTGCACAtggcgccgcccccgccgccgcagccggagCCGCAGGCGATGTGAACCGGGAGAGGTCCGAGACGTCGAGCCCCTCCCGTGGCGGCAGCACCACCACCCCTCAGCGGCCGGTGATCAAGGGGTCCTCTccacaaccgccgccgccgacggctaTGGACAAGACGCTATCCAGCGTGGCGAACCTCGCGAAACTCCTGCCGACGGGCACGGCCCTGGCGTTCCagtcgctgtcgccgtcgttcACCAACAGGGGCGCGTGCCTCACGTCCAACCGGTACCTCACCGCGGCGCTCCTCTACCTCTGCGTCCTCTCCtgcatcttcttctccttcaccGACAGCTTcgtgggcggcgacgggaaGCTCTACTACGGCGTGGCCACGGCCAAGGGCTTCCTCGTGTTCAACTACGACcccagcagcggcggcggcggcggcgatgacgacgacgaccagcgGCGCCGGAGGGAGGTGTTCAAGGACCTCCGCAGGCTGAGGATACGGTGGGTGGACTACGTGCACGCGGTGTTCACGGCGGTGGTGTTCCTGACGGTGGCGTTCAGCAGCACAGCCGTGCAGACCTGCTACTTCCCCGACTCCGGCGACAACGTCAAGCAGCTGCTCACCAACCTGCCCCTCGGCGCCGGCTTCCTGTCCACCAccgtcttcctcgtcttccCGACGACGCGCAAGGGCATTGGATACGGTGACCCGTCTACGAATTAA